A portion of the Cetobacterium somerae ATCC BAA-474 genome contains these proteins:
- a CDS encoding glycosyltransferase family 2 protein: protein MLSVIIPAYNVEKYIERCVNSVLNQYLKNIEIIVIDDGSKDKTSDICLKISENNKNIIYKKVQNGGCSAARNLGVSMAKGKYIAFLDSDDWVDSDMYINMIEEAEKNQADIVICGFKKLDENKNLLSTVKIPKRNNKNEYIDCTTEWFASPCNKIYKRDLLEKNNIRFLLNIYTGEDMFFNFISFFYSKNIISLDEPYYNYFMNQNSVSNNYKNRTDIYIVIRELISFYKRNGVYKENINKIRECFKYHGIMYPFDVLQKLSENKVENWKRFYIKIKEEINRLKEIETIDIKIYYYYRIFRLKMMWLKRFKKMLIEK, encoded by the coding sequence GTGTTAAGTGTTATAATTCCAGCTTATAATGTTGAAAAATATATTGAACGATGTGTAAACTCTGTTTTAAATCAATATTTAAAAAATATTGAAATTATAGTTATAGATGACGGATCAAAAGATAAAACATCAGATATTTGTTTAAAGATATCTGAAAATAATAAAAATATAATATATAAAAAAGTGCAAAATGGCGGGTGTAGTGCTGCTAGAAATTTAGGAGTTTCAATGGCTAAAGGAAAATATATAGCTTTTTTGGATTCTGATGATTGGGTAGATTCAGATATGTATATAAATATGATAGAAGAAGCTGAAAAAAATCAAGCAGATATTGTAATATGTGGATTTAAGAAATTAGATGAAAATAAAAATCTTCTTTCAACAGTTAAAATTCCTAAAAGAAATAATAAAAATGAGTATATAGATTGTACTACAGAGTGGTTTGCATCACCATGTAATAAAATTTATAAAAGAGATTTATTAGAAAAAAATAATATTAGATTTTTATTAAATATCTATACTGGTGAGGATATGTTTTTTAATTTTATAAGTTTTTTTTATAGTAAAAATATTATTTCTTTAGATGAACCATATTATAATTATTTTATGAACCAAAATTCAGTTTCAAATAATTATAAAAATAGAACAGATATTTATATTGTCATAAGAGAATTAATATCTTTTTATAAAAGAAATGGGGTATATAAAGAAAATATAAATAAAATTAGGGAATGCTTTAAATATCATGGTATAATGTATCCCTTTGATGTACTTCAAAAATTGAGTGAAAATAAAGTTGAAAATTGGAAAAGGTTTTATATAAAGATAAAAGAAGAAATAAATAGATTAAAAGAAATAGAAACTATAGATATAAAAATATATTACTATTATAGAATTTTTAGATTAAAAATGATGTGGCTTAAGCGATTTAAAAAAATGCTAATAGAAAAATAG